ACTTTATGCATTAGATACATATAATTTTCATTCCCTATTTCTGCACACATTCACCTGCACATATACTATGCACCAccaattcattttctttaacacacttaaaacataaaactgtgCAGGCTAAGTCAAGGACATCCACTAAATAATCTTTTATATGCAAGTCTGATGCTAGGGTATATTTGATTCTTTCAAACAACAACCATGAACAGTATATTCAGGCTTTACTTCTGCCTGGCACCTTTCTTCAGAGATCAGACTGCTTACTGCAGGCATGACACACCACCCCTCTGCTATACTTTCTGAGAGTTCCCTTTGTACATACTTTATACAGACCACCCTTTATTGCCCGttaaaaacaccacaaaaagaGTTGCCAACTACATGAAAGGCTGAATATTCCAGGAGTAATATGCAGATAGAAATAAAGGCTGGGTTCAAGATTTcattggaattaaaaaaaaaaagtggaatatTACTTATTCAGAATGCAGCAGTGAGAGAAAAACATCATGGTAATCTCTATAGCAATCATTGTCAGTGGACATCAAAACTGTGAGCTAATGGAGGCTTAATCTGGCAAAATTCAGTAAAAGCAAAAGAATGATCAAGTTAGAAATTCTTGTATCACTATcaaaaagttataaaagaaGATAACAATGAATATTTCAGGCAATGAACCCCATAGATCCAAAACTGAATCAGGTCTAAAACCATCAAAATTCTAAAATGTGAATTTAAGCAGATAGTAATGCATAAGgtaaaaactgttacaaaatgagaaaataggTCAGTGAACTGATCAGTCAgaagtttattttaagtgtGACTACCATTAATCTCAATCTTTTTCCAGATGCTTTTTAGTTGCCATTAGTGTTCTTGTTTCGTGAGTCACCAAAGAAAATGGGAAGACGTGGACGGAGGCAGGTTTTGCAACTTGATGACAGCAGTAGCTCTCATCAGACTAGTAAGTACATCATACAATACATTCctttattaatttaaagaaatcttaATTATTAACTATTGATGATAATCTAAATCCctggttttttatttctgaaactcTTTTGTTTGCCAATAATTCTCTTTTTAGTTGATTGGACTTTTTTCCAGACTTTAGAAAATTTTTgtctatttgattttttttgaaaatctgtatacctgtaaaatatatgttgtaattctcatttttttacttgttagatcattaaaaagcaataattttgtGCAAAGGGAAGTTGTTCTTGAAACATTGCCAGGTTCTTTTGCATGTTGTTTAAATTCTGTAATTCTTTACATTTCTTGACAGGGAGGCATGGGTACCAAAGCCAACAGAATGAAGAAAGGAGTCATGCTGGTAGGATTTCACTTTAGCTGTTTATTCAAAATGCAAAGGACATTATGAAATGAAGTATCCCCTTATTTTATTACTCCAAATCTAAAACTAGATGATGAAATGCAGAATGCTTAGCTAGTTTAGGTCAGTGAATATTAGAATAATTTAAATTGATAACTTGAACATTACTTTTTTTgaggactcttttttttttttttttttttcttctatttactTGTTTGGAGTTTTACCTCAAAATGCTAACATTGTTTatcctctttttattttaagcttcAAATCCTCTTTTGAACTTGGTTGGTCAGTACAGTAGTGACccagaagatgatgatgaggaggatgaaaaAAGTGATGAGGAAACTGTGGAGAGCAAACAGGAAGGTGAGACATATTAGTTCATTCTGTTGTCTAGTTTACAATCAGCGGCTATCACTTTTTTCCCTTGTCACAGGTTATTGAAATGACATGCTCATATCTAGAACTTGAAAATAGAATTCAATCAAGCTCTTTCTTTAAGTTCTGGGCAGATCTTGTCTCCAGCCCACACAATTTGTATCTAAATATGGCTTTCTATTTCCATAACATTTCTAACTTGgcattaaaacacaaaaccaaGCACGTATAAGCTTCATAGAAattctgcatattttttttttttgttacagagGTGACACCTTCAACAAGTGTCTGTGAATTGCAGGGGTTACAAGTTGGCATAGGACAAAGACAATCTGATCACTTAGCCAAGACAGAAGGAAGCAATATTGACTTTGAAGTTGCTAGTTTTTTGGCAGTAAGTGCCCATatattgtgcattttttttctgttttcatttttttctaatgtctaatggcatatttatttcattttttttatctctttttaaatttttaaaattttgatcaAAATCTTTCCAGGAAATTGAGTCCATTTCAACAGAACCTAAACAACATAGTGGTGACAAGGAAGAGATGTTAGCACAAAGTGATCTTGATAGTGCAGTCTTAAGTGAACACAGACCTCGTGACTATGGTTATGTTCTTAAATCTGATGCAAATGTGGATAAAGAAGGTGATCAACTTAAAAAGGTCAAGCAATCTTCAAGCAGTGCATACAAGTCTATGTTTGTCAAAGGAGAGTCCGAATTTgtaaagcaagaagaaaaactcGCTCATCAAGATGCAAAATTAGAAGAAGACGAGCTACCTGAAGGTgtgtggacttttttttaaaacatttaaataattactTGAATCATGGTGCCTTGTGAGCGTGCAAATGGCTTTAGTGAATGAGAGAGATgtttcttcccctccttccctAGGTGCTGCACAAATACTGCTTGCTTGTTCAAAAGGCTAAATGTTGCAAAATTTAAGTTGTCTATGCATAAGTTATACTTCTACATCTATGCAAAGATGCAGGTGGTCTTTTGTTTAAGCAAGTATCAGTGACTGGAGTATTAACCTGGGATGGtgttctcactttttttcttagaaCCTTTAAGCCAGTGGCAGATGGTTCAGGATGAAACGACACAGTACTACTACTACTGGAATACAGTAACCAATGAAGTGACATGGGAGATACCACCTGATTATACCCAGTACTTGCTGCTTTATAAGGAATATGAAGAGAAATTGGCTGCTATTCCTGATAGCAGGCTGAAAGTTCTGAAGAAAAGACGTGAGCAGAAAAGGTGGGAACTCATTTTAGTACAATTTTGGTGAtacttttaagaaaaatcttgtTTCTTAAGCAAAGTTGAGTGGCATTTTGGAATCATATCATTGAAGTGTGCTTAACATTTACCCTTTATGGATACTTATTGAGTATCAAGGGCACAGTGGGTTACTGGCAATAAATGGCAGGGCCTTAAGAAAAAAGTAAGCTAAAatggaagataaagaaaacaagtctTCGTATAGCCAATCTCCAGCATGTTCTTCTGAGCAGCTACAATCGGTTTAAGAGTTCGGATAAGGAAATATAATCGGTATAATTTGAAATGTTGGAACAAGGAAACAGATAACAGATAAGCTAGGAATGGCTAGAACAGGGATGTCCAAATCGAAAGACATGCTGGTTCAGTACCTGTTTGGTACAGTTAAGCCATCTGTTATCACCTAGAGGCAAAACATCCACCAtctggcaggaaagaatggttttgtCTGTGGGAAGGGAGGGGACCTCGTTGGGCTAGTTAAAAGCAGCTAGCAAAGCATGACCAGCCAGCATTGTATTTGTCACCTCCCTTTACAGGTGTTTAAAACAGCAATATGAACTGGGGAAAGCCTCTAAACCTCATGCACTTTGTGGGTGGCAAGTGCACCTCAGTTTAACAAGCTGTATCcagtattttttgttgtttttttaaaaatataatttgaggCTGAAAGGATAAAAATACCCTCTCACTTTTAAGGAAGTTTAGATGTTGGAAATCAGCATATGAGAGGTATAAGTTTTGCATTGTTTTGATGAATAATAGTCTCAGTGTctattcttttttgtgtgctgtAAATACTTTGTCAGAATACTTTGTCATACTTTAAACCTATCATTTGAAGTGCATGATTAAAATATAGAACAATTATTTATGATGACCTTGCCACACAAAGTAACAGTTAGTATCCATTTTGTACAGGCAGGAAAAGGAATCCAAACACTTAATGACAGAGGTCAGCTCCAAAAATGCCAAACACTTAATGACAGAGGTCAGCTCCAAAAATGGTCATCTTGGCAGCACAGAATCTTCACAGGCAGTCACAGAAGAAGCCTTGTTGCAGAGGTCTTCTAAGCACCAAAAAACTTCACACcctcacaaagagaaaaaggacgACGTGGAATTAGCCCCTCAGCTCTCAGTAGCAACATCAAACGGTGAAAGAAATGATATCGAAGGGGAGAATTCGATTCAGAAATTGATTACTGTTCATGGTTTGTCTGCTGAGGAAGCTGACCACAGTGCTACACACATAGTGACGGCTGTTCATCACGAAGCTGCTTCCTTACCTTCTTCAGAAAATGCCAAACCTTTTGCCGGTGGTGTTGATGATACTGCCAAAGTGAAGTCCCAGGAATCAGCTTTTATACTAGCTGATGAAACATCTCATTTTGTTCCTGTACTGGAAGAGGTCAAGGATCATGTTGTTCCAGTTTCTCTGGAAGCAAATAAAATAGATATACAGGAAAAATGTGCTACAAAAAGTGAATCTTTCTCCCAGCCAGAACTTGTGTCTTCGGCCAATAAGGACATGCTTAGTGGTGAGAGTGTTGATGACACTAAGCTTACTCAGTCATCTGCTGGTAGTGAGGGAGAAAAGCTATCTATTAGTGCTGGACCAAACACATTAGACGAAGATGATGACTTTGATATGGATTTTGATGATATCGATGACCTGGATAGAGCTTTGGAAAAAGCCCTGGAGAAGAAACTGGAGAAAAAGAAGGTAAGGTTTTATTAACTGGAAAAACATGACAGGGTTGGCCCACTTTTTAGGGACTTGTAGAGTTGTAATTttagctttgatttttttttttttcatgtcttttcaCTATTATAGCTAGTCAAATGGTAAATGACTCTCATAATTTGATAGAAACGGCATGaagtaaatgtaattttcagGCGGAACTTCAAAAACTGGAAATGGAGCATTTAGTGGAGTCTTCACAAGCTGAGACAGCTGCTTTGCCATTGTCACCTTCAGTGACACAGAATCCAGAGTCCAGCAACCTTCCTCAAGAACCACAGACTGATTATCTTGCAATAGGAGCAGCAGCGAAAGATGTAGACTTCAAAGATGTTGCAGATACAGCATCAGATTCCTCCTGTGGTATTCAGGTCAGCTCTAAGCGAAAAGCAGAAGATAGCAAAtcggaagaagcagaagaaaacagaaagccaACAGAGAAGAAAGCTAGACTTGTTGCATATGATGCTTGTAAGTGGTTTAACTCCACTATTTTCAAGGTCTTACACAGTATTGGCAACATGAAAGAAATTATCATCTTGATTGTTTTGCTGTCACCAAcacttgcatattttttttacataatgtgAATAACTTCATTAATCACACTTCTATGCTGAAAAATCCTACATTTTTATTGCCTTTTAATGCATACTCTATATCTATCTTTCCACgtagaaatgatttttaatgtgAAACTGAATAGGGGAACAGATCTGTTATTTTGTCATGTCAGTTATTCAACATGTAAGACCATGTCTgctagtaacaacaacaaaaaaatgttaaaatagaGAATTCACCGATGGTATTTATTTCAGATAAAAATTTGGATGAAAGAAATTATGAGAAAAGccaaacatgacaaaaatatgGTAGAAAAGGTGTTAACTTTATCTAggaaaaattttaattctgttgTTAAGGTGCAATTTTCTCCCCTTTATCAAGTGACTGCATTATGCCTAAAATGGCAGGATGAGGGTGCTATCTCTACCTTCATGCATTTTCATTGAATATTGCTTCTGCTTACAGATGAAtcagatgaagaagaggaaCTGGATAAGGATGAGAAAATGCCTGAAGCAAATGACACTCAGGGTCAGCTAGAAGAGGCTGCTGGTACAGAACCTATAGAAGTTCTCTCAGTCAGTGCCTTACTGAATCAACCACCTGAAGTAGCAGACAGCAAGGTGAGATTCCTGAAAGTGtagcataatttttattttttaaatattattttcataaacctTGTTGCCTAATGCTTTGAATTTTAAGATATATGTTGCAGCCAAAACAGGCAGTATGATCTAAGAATCACTGCAAATAAATGTTGGACGTCTCTTGTTATACTTTCGTACAAAAGATGGCAATTGGACATTTATGTACTGCTTTGTGAAAGGGGTCAAAAAAGTTGTTTTGGCTGCTGTCTGTtctctcattattttcatttgttttttcatactttaaaaTGGAGAAGGAGTCTAGCTTAGTGGTTATTGTGCTAGATTGTGGAGCGGGAGGTTACAGGGCTGTGCTTGAGTTTAGTAGCTGAATTACTCCCCTTGCTGACCCAGCAACCACTTTGCAAGAATAGGTATGTGGTCTGTCGGGGAAGGTGCAAAAGTGTAAGGAAATGTTTTGAGTTTCACTTTCCACATGCCTTCCCTAGACTTGGTGTCCCACATTATCTAAGGCTAAGTTGTCAAACCCTTTTTATctataacttttaaatattgATTTCAAATAAAGTGTGCTTTTTGACTTGCTCCTTACCAACATAAAgccatatttattttatttgcatgacgctgttttgttttctagttATCTGCTgccagttttatttgttttgtttttaaactgaattAAATGTTACAGTGCAAGTTTATGCAACTAGTTCTTTTTATGAAAGAAATCCTTTATTTCTATATGATATATCGGCTCAGAAGGTATGAATATGTCTTCTACAAATGCTTAACTTGCTCAAGACTATATTCTAATTTAGCCGCAACTTCCAgtcaaacataataaaatttatcattctGATTTAGCCTCCACTTCCTGGAATGCCTCTTAATTTTATGATAATTTCTTAGGGTGCTTTTTACTAACAACATTAGCACATTGTTCAAATTTGTAAgattaaacagattttatttacattttaagcaAAGTAAAGTTCCATTTTCATATCACAGTACAGTAAAAGACTATATTGTATCTACCATTGCTCAGAAGGGCTGTTTTTTATTTCCTACAGACTGAGGTCCAGGAGAAAGCAGACACAGCCCTAGCAAAGCTGGCTTTCCTGGGTGTGACAGAGACTGGCCTCAGCCGTCTTCAGGTCATTGCTGTTCAGCTGCAGgttagctgaaaaaaaaatgtttttattcttttagttTCATGTGTGTGCTGCTTTCACACACGGATATGCTCAGCCATCTTTTTATACCTTAATACTCATTTTATGTGCCAATGCTATGTGCATTCTGGTTTTCTGTCCATCTGTTCTGCTTGTAAACCTtctgtgaacaaaataaaagacagaagttGGATGAGAAGGTCACTTCAGTTGTAAGTAACTAATGAAATTGTTTCTGGGGATTTTCAATTAAGAATGACTATATTGTTATACTACAAAGAATGAAGATTACGGAATGCATGTTTTTGCAGACTCGGCTCAAGGACTGGCAAGAAGGAGGGCTTAACAGTGAATACTTTTTTCAGCGCATGTCAGAGGTTAATGCCACTCTACAGCAGTATGAGAACAGTGCTGTGCCACCAGGCTGGGCCTGCCACTGGGACAGGTACGCCATATCTCACCTGTCTCTCTTCTTCTGcaactgctgctgttgctgttgctgctgcagacaTCATTGCTGTCATCTCCTCTGCCACCACCACACCATTACCAGATTTAGAGCTTATATGTATGGACCAGACTCACCTAGATTTAGTAACAGTGCTGGTATTGTTGACGTACCTCTTTGCTTAAATACTGTAGACTACATAGTGCATCTGGCATAGattaaattacaaaagaaagcacaaaaattaAGGCTAAAATcccaagaaaatgaaaattctgCTACTCTTTAAGGAAGCCTAGAAGGAAAGTTTCAAGCAGAGGATGAACAAAAATTCCTGAAGCCGtggaatttataaaaaaaaaaagaaaaagaaaaagggcaTATAAAACATCAGAAGAGCCTACATTCTCTGTGCACACAGAAATGGTCCATACATAACTGTTAGCCACACTGGCCCCCATCATTCCGACAGCATAGTAATGTGTGGACTGAGATGACTATGAACAAACAATGGTAGCTGCAGTGCACAGCGCAGCTCTTCTTATGTGCTTGCTATGAACAAAGTATAATGTAGGCAAAAACAATCAAGATCTTCATGAAAACATTGCTGCAGCCATCGCTTCCTCACAAGTTTTGCCACGACAGTCTGCGTCGGGACAGTGTGAGCATCATGGAACCCTGGTGGTGAGTTGTGAGGTTaaacttttcttctgtttttattatgtacactttttttttctttttggttcaGTTACTAGTTAATGCAGATGTTTACTTTTCATCCTTACTTGTAATGACTTTGTGAAAAAGGATAATAAACATATGAATTTTCTTGTCCAGGCATGTTACAAATGCCAGTAGTATGTTCTAGTATAAGCTTCTAGTAAGTGCTCAAGAGAATTCACAATATCTCATCTCTTCTTCACCAGATTATCTATTAGACAGTTGTGTCATAGGAattgattttaataataaaagtactagagagaaacaaaagtacAACATTGTCAGAGTGGTTAGGAATGCagataataatagtagtagtagaaaGGATATGAGCTAATATATAAGTTAACAAATAACTTTAGCAAGGAGTGTCATTATTAGAAAGATGTAGTTGCATATGCTATttatcatgttaaaaaaaattcagttaatgACAAATTAGGACTTATATATTTCAATGATATAATAAAAAGACAAGTGTGGAACTAAGATGTTGATCTAGATTGTCCATAATCATGGAAGAGCATCTACGTCAAATTTTCATCCCCCCAAAAATTCCCTTTTACTTCCAATGGTAGTCTTTcatcaagattattttttaactcaGATTATGTGACATTAGTGGAGTTGACACCCCTTTAAATATACTGTTAGTAGCCTCTGAATGTAGTTAAAGGTTAATAGgtcaaaacagaaatttctaaatcaatcagaatatatttttgtaatgaagGCCAGTTGCACAGCATACTGCACAGTGCTAGGGGAATGGCTAATATGAAGCAATGTAGTCGATATTTTGCTTCCAGGTAGCATCTATCAATGTGTTCTAATCCTGTCTTTATTGTAGAGTTGCTGTATACTACTATAATTTGAGTTTAGGGTAATTTTAAATTCAAAGTTATGGATAAGCATGTGGTAGGCATTGACAGCataggagaaaaagaaattgcattTACTAAATATCTTTGATCTCATTTATTTTAGTCTAATTTTTAGctgacaattttctttaaaaaaggaGAATTGCATGTTCAGGTCCTTAGCTGAACTTGTCTTAaatgtctgtgatgtttgttataTGCGTAGTTGTGTGctgtataatttatattatgaATTCTTTTCCAGAACTTGTAACCTAATTTTTCTTCCAGGCCATTATTGTATATTGCACAtaaatttttgtgtgcatgtggtgttttttttttcctagaagATGCGACAATTAAAGGTCAAGGTGGATAACTTCTGACCTATTATTGTTTGGCAGCTGACTTTCAGTTTGTTCATGTTAATAATTAGCAACTTTCCAGAACTTACAACAGTGGACATCCATGCAAAGACTTAGTTCCTCAAAGAATAAGATGCAGCCCTCAGATGACATTAGAAACTATTTCCTCCAGACTTCCTTGTTCTTAGGAGGAACCAGTGGAACACACTGTACTTCCCTAGAACAAGGGATAATGATCCCAAGGAATTGTTTTTTGGCACTTCAATTCAGATCGATTAGGCATTGCTTATTTTGAAGGGGTATACAAGCATTTTCATCATATATGATAAAATTAAGGCTCAAGTTTAAGGAAGAGCGAAGCATTCTGCACAAGATTGTTTGACCTGCTGCACTTCGAAGGACAGAGACGATTGACCATGTACCATGTatctttgaaataaagaataaaggctatttaaaaaaatgtgtctgctgttgttgtttaaaatttatcagCTACACATTTGCATTAAGTTCACTTGCACAGTCTTGCAACTAACCAGGATCCTTTTCATTTTACTTCAAGGGGTTTGTTTACAGAGTCTTTGTCATGATAAACAGAAGTTCCAGGAATATGTAGACAGACTGGGTAGTAACCAATCGGACATTGTGTTATCTTGGGGTAATAAGTAATTCTTGAAGCAAGAGTCAAGTTTATGATGCTTTACTCTGCCTGCTTCCAGAAAATTTTCCATGCACCTATTATAACTGGCTTCACTTTTCGGGTCATTATTTCAAGTCTATGCTAGCAAATGGCATTTATTACTGTGTTAtatttctccccctccccttacaaaatgttgaaatatgcCATCCTTCCTAGTCCAGCTTGTAAATACCTGTACCATAGAGATTTTATAGAAAACTAAAGACTACAGGAAGTTAGGCAATGGGAAATTGCTGAATTTTACAgtaaaaaggtttgtttttgaaaaaacaaattcataaaTGAAAAGTATAaagatttctgttttttaaccatcatataaatatttttggagGTTTTACAAAAGTATAGACTTCCATCCATATTCTGAAATTGGAAAATCAATGCAGATTGTAAACAGGCCATCCTCGATAAAAATCCTTGTTGATAACTACTTTGTGTTGACATTTATAGccacatctttattttgtagtttaaaCCCAGTTTGGTCCCTTTGGAAGATCATGTCCTGTcctacatataaaaatatatctaagATTTCATGTAGACTTATCTTTTTGCTAGTCACCTTCTGTCATTTAGaagggtttattttttcagatgcAGTATGATAGAGTATCTTTTGAGGCATTACAGTGCATGTTTCAAAGCTGGAGCTTTTATCAGttcaaaatattacataatacTTGAGTgtacataaagataaaaaaattaagagcaacatttaaaatgtattcattgGATGCAATTGGTCTACATCCATATTTGTTCACATGCACATTATAATGTGCATGtgaacttcacacacacacacacacacacacaaacacaaggacTTTGGTAGTTTGATCCATTTAGTAATGCCCCAAAGTTGGGAAAAAACCTCCATTAACTGGTTTCCTTGGAATGAATATCACTGAGGATAAAGAGGGTgctacatattttgttttccctttccCTGCGCCATCTTTGTGAGTTGATGCTTAATACAGTGTGTTAGAATGACTTTTCATCTGGATCTTTTTTTTGCTGTGTGGCTTTTTGCCATGCAGGAGTTTCAGGAGATACTTCTACACCAATACTACTAGTGGTGAATCACAGTGGGACTACCCAGATCCAGCATCTGGAGCAGTTTCGGGGTCTGACCAGACTTCTTTTGTGGAACCACTACAGGCTACAGGGCAGGAAGATGGCAGTAAAACTCACACCATTGTTAAACCAAAAGCATCAGATTCAAATGTGGCTGGATTGAAGATGTCAGCACATGCAAGGcttgaggaggaggaagacttAGATGGAGTGGCTATGTCTGATGGGGAGATTGAAGCAGGAAAGGTATGTCTTCCTGTGTGTCAGTCTTTGTTACTAGTTACACTATGCTGGTACAGAAACAGGAAGTAGTCATTGGACAGATTGAAGTCCAGTTGGTTGTTTGcttaatattttgtgtatgcTTATATTCTATGTTCCTGTGAGGACATTATTAGACCGttgtagcagctaaaaaaagtaactaagTGAGCCGAATTCagctgtcgaaatcaccatcagtcatgtggtaagcgtcTTGAAAATAAtgcgaagttttaatttctgctgcaaatcttgGTAGTAATCAGGATTAGATGTGAACGtttacaaatttgagtgaacttgcaatgctagttatttatgtactttgtctggaatgtaGGGAAatagagcttacatcatttgcacagataacaaaggttgggtgggggttggattgtcttactcaaaccaaatgtaacaaacaatgtgtgaagacaattatgtataacattcctaacaaatagaatgaaaaatgctatctagtcaagtttgtagccattcagtgtctagagagcacatcattgtcagccccctaaaaggccggACAAGTGGTGCTTTTCCcataaatctttgacagaaaagaaggaaccacctagccacaaaaatcaaacatctttaatccatgtgactacagaggtaattcataacaTAATCCTAGCAtgcagaggaacagaacatgagcagctgctcaaattctggtgcactcaaTGATGTATTTATAGATTTCCTGAATAGGTTATACTCCCCCATAAGcttttgaaatttctttaatgacagaattatatgtttattatatgttgatgttcatcccTTCACCCTGCAAccgaaggctaagaaagatgaga
This is a stretch of genomic DNA from Pomacea canaliculata isolate SZHN2017 linkage group LG3, ASM307304v1, whole genome shotgun sequence. It encodes these proteins:
- the LOC112558483 gene encoding formin-binding protein 4-like, which codes for MGRRGRRQVLQLDDSSSSHQTRRHGYQSQQNEERSHAASNPLLNLVGQYSSDPEDDDEEDEKSDEETVESKQEEVTPSTSVCELQGLQVGIGQRQSDHLAKTEGSNIDFEVASFLAEIESISTEPKQHSGDKEEMLAQSDLDSAVLSEHRPRDYGYVLKSDANVDKEGDQLKKVKQSSSSAYKSMFVKGESEFVKQEEKLAHQDAKLEEDELPEEPLSQWQMVQDETTQYYYYWNTVTNEVTWEIPPDYTQYLLLYKEYEEKLAAIPDSRLKVLKKRREQKRQEKESKHLMTEVSSKNAKHLMTEVSSKNGHLGSTESSQAVTEEALLQRSSKHQKTSHPHKEKKDDVELAPQLSVATSNGERNDIEGENSIQKLITVHGLSAEEADHSATHIVTAVHHEAASLPSSENAKPFAGGVDDTAKVKSQESAFILADETSHFVPVLEEVKDHVVPVSLEANKIDIQEKCATKSESFSQPELVSSANKDMLSGESVDDTKLTQSSAGSEGEKLSISAGPNTLDEDDDFDMDFDDIDDLDRALEKALEKKLEKKKAELQKLEMEHLVESSQAETAALPLSPSVTQNPESSNLPQEPQTDYLAIGAAAKDVDFKDVADTASDSSCGIQVSSKRKAEDSKSEEAEENRKPTEKKARLVAYDAYESDEEEELDKDEKMPEANDTQGQLEEAAGTEPIEVLSVSALLNQPPEVADSKTEVQEKADTALAKLAFLGVTETGLSRLQVIAVQLQTRLKDWQEGGLNSEYFFQRMSEVNATLQQYENSAVPPGWACHWDRSFRRYFYTNTTSGESQWDYPDPASGAVSGSDQTSFVEPLQATGQEDGSKTHTIVKPKASDSNVAGLKMSAHARLEEEEDLDGVAMSDGEIEAGKSNTSSMKIFSSAGHNELSSKSQSFIQSFFPGEPLPPGTELLFGLPPPPPPPLPPEEASIKEDHYICRDESSSDSSLCQDQASEDGSEMKSEELTRDEASMRVEDVTEVKGDQSVISKPPQLRFHGTASALSSGASGGPGDLLVPPSSESSDVFASSQVQNPLPQNYSEAHDVSVEQSDPAPGVKSRIGPERPDSPFIEENAKGLGGPASVSATGDAAGQEKQKKKKKEKTQLGSGGLSLKKKGVSSLVQKWQKVKREVEQEERANEQRQMAIRQQLDEWKKENS